In Streptomyces sp. NBC_01717, one DNA window encodes the following:
- a CDS encoding DUF5667 domain-containing protein, with product MIANVSAHRRANAFAQALEEQELQGAAAVQPEDPAEPADHGQLLALANGLGELPRPKLDPEVKVVQRAQLVAAMEAMFAEGGASTGPTVPEQRGRGAHRASPLRKLRPRSRWTKGIAAGGLTVGVAAGAFGGVAAASSDALPGDSLYGLKRGMEDINLGMADGDADRGEAYLDQASTRLSEARRLMERGRAGDLDHESLGEIRRTLNGMTHDATEGHRLLHAAYQRDGALGPIQTLDSFSRSHRGSWSTLRDRLPVQLTDVGDEVSSVFEAIDEEVAPLQSLLPRSPDRSTDSQEPGSSQQTDQSPGPDDPAPFSPEVSQGQTGSSGTPDPSGSASAPEDSLIAGGTDGFLDTPSPGTTPPTTGRDSTPPTPDVTLPPLLPGLLPGLGFNSDDEDE from the coding sequence GTGATCGCAAACGTTTCGGCACACCGGCGGGCGAACGCCTTCGCCCAGGCCCTGGAGGAGCAGGAGCTCCAGGGTGCGGCGGCCGTACAGCCCGAGGACCCGGCCGAACCGGCCGACCACGGACAGCTGTTGGCCCTGGCGAACGGCCTCGGTGAGCTGCCGAGGCCGAAGTTGGATCCCGAGGTCAAAGTGGTGCAGCGAGCCCAGCTCGTCGCCGCCATGGAGGCCATGTTTGCCGAGGGCGGCGCGTCCACGGGCCCTACGGTGCCCGAACAACGGGGCAGGGGGGCCCACCGGGCCTCCCCGCTCAGGAAGTTGCGCCCCCGCTCCCGCTGGACGAAGGGCATCGCGGCCGGCGGTCTCACCGTCGGTGTGGCCGCGGGAGCCTTCGGCGGAGTGGCCGCTGCCAGTTCCGACGCCCTGCCGGGTGATTCGCTGTACGGGCTGAAGCGCGGCATGGAGGACATCAACCTGGGCATGGCCGACGGCGACGCCGACCGAGGCGAGGCCTACCTCGACCAGGCGTCGACCCGGCTGAGCGAAGCCCGCAGACTGATGGAGCGCGGCCGCGCGGGCGATCTGGACCACGAATCACTCGGCGAGATCAGGCGCACGCTCAACGGCATGACGCACGACGCCACCGAGGGCCACCGCCTGCTCCACGCCGCGTACCAACGCGACGGAGCGCTCGGACCCATCCAGACCCTGGACTCCTTCTCCCGCTCCCACCGCGGCAGTTGGAGCACCCTGCGCGACCGTCTGCCGGTCCAGCTGACGGACGTCGGGGACGAGGTGAGCTCGGTCTTCGAGGCCATAGACGAAGAGGTCGCACCGCTGCAGTCCCTGCTCCCCCGCAGCCCGGACCGGAGCACCGACTCCCAGGAGCCCGGCTCCTCGCAGCAGACCGACCAGTCGCCCGGCCCGGACGACCCGGCTCCCTTCTCCCCGGAGGTCTCACAGGGCCAGACGGGCAGCAGCGGTACCCCGGATCCGTCCGGATCCGCCTCCGCTCCGGAGGACAGCCTGATCGCAGGCGGCACGGACGGCTTCCTGGACACACCGTCGCCGGGCACCACCCCGCCCACGACGGGCAGGGACAGCACCCCGCCCACCCCGGACGTGACGCTGCCGCCCCTGCTCCCCGGCCTGCTGCCGGGTCTGGGATTCAACAGCGACGACGAAGACGAGTGA
- the hemC gene encoding hydroxymethylbilane synthase yields the protein MTDNSPRAQTGAPLRLGTRRSKLALAQSGLVADAVSEVTGRAVELVEVTTYGDTSKEHLAQIGGTGVFVAALREALLRGDVDFAVHSLKDLPTAQPEGLVLAAVPRREDPRDVLVARDGLTFEQLPSGARIGTGSPRRMAQLNAYARSHGLDIETVPIRGNVDTRIGFVRSGELDAVVLAAAGLSRLGRTGEVTDFLPVDTVLPAPGQGALAIECAATSADLAAALAELDDPYTRVAVTAERSLLAALEAGCSAPVGALADLLVDGQAVNELRLRGVVGSTDGASLVQMSITGPVPTSHDDAAALGRELAVEMLAKGAAGLMGERAL from the coding sequence ATGACCGACAACTCACCCCGCGCGCAGACCGGCGCGCCGCTCCGGCTGGGCACCCGGCGCAGCAAGCTCGCCTTGGCGCAGTCCGGCCTGGTCGCCGACGCGGTCAGCGAGGTGACCGGGCGCGCCGTCGAGCTCGTCGAGGTCACCACGTACGGAGACACCTCCAAGGAGCATCTCGCGCAGATCGGCGGCACCGGCGTGTTCGTCGCGGCGCTGCGTGAGGCGCTGCTGCGAGGCGATGTGGACTTCGCCGTCCACTCGCTCAAGGACCTGCCGACCGCACAGCCCGAGGGCCTCGTGCTGGCTGCCGTCCCGCGGCGCGAGGACCCGCGTGACGTGCTGGTGGCGCGGGACGGGCTGACCTTCGAGCAGTTGCCGTCCGGTGCCCGCATAGGCACCGGCTCGCCGCGCCGCATGGCGCAGCTCAACGCGTACGCCCGCAGCCACGGCCTCGACATCGAGACCGTGCCGATCCGTGGCAACGTCGATACGCGTATCGGATTTGTACGAAGCGGTGAACTGGACGCGGTGGTTCTCGCCGCGGCCGGGCTCAGCCGCCTCGGCCGGACCGGTGAGGTGACCGACTTCCTGCCGGTCGACACCGTTCTGCCCGCTCCCGGTCAGGGAGCACTGGCGATCGAATGCGCTGCAACCAGCGCGGACCTCGCCGCCGCGCTCGCCGAGCTCGACGACCCGTACACCCGGGTCGCCGTGACCGCCGAGCGTTCCCTGCTCGCCGCCCTGGAGGCCGGCTGTTCCGCACCTGTGGGTGCGCTGGCCGACCTCCTGGTCGACGGACAGGCTGTCAACGAACTGCGCCTGCGCGGTGTCGTCGGTTCCACCGACGGCGCCTCGCTGGTACAGATGTCCATCACCGGTCCCGTCCCCACGTCGCACGACGACGCGGCGGCCCTCGGTCGCGAGCTCGCGGTCGAGATGCTTGCCAAGGGTGCGGCCGGTCTTATGGGGGAGCGAGCACTTTGA
- a CDS encoding bifunctional uroporphyrinogen-III C-methyltransferase/uroporphyrinogen-III synthase, with the protein MSPTGPAASDFPVLSAGHVTFLGAGPGDPGLLTLRAVEALASADVLVAEPDVLGVVRGHARAGVSTPELAVVDVSSTAAGVPVLRDAANLVMEAAKGGRRVVRAVSGDPGLDGSAGAEMLACAAAGIPFEVVPGVANAVGVPAYAGVPLRDAQGADVRFVDARTASDRCWTEIGASDATAVVSTTLDSVAATAGELVSAGRKPDTPLTVTVAGTTTRQRTWTATLGTIAQVLKQAKVLPSPDGHQPVIAVVGERSSAAQRDQLSWFESKPLFGWKVLVPRTKEQAASLSDQLRSYGAVPHEVPTIAVEPPRTPQQMERAVKGLVTGRYEWIAFTSVNAVKAVREKFEEYGLDARAFAGIKVAAVGEQTAAALIDFGVKPDLVPSGEQSAAGLLEDWPPYDPVFDPIDRVFLPRADIATETLVAGLIELGWEVDDVTAYRTVRASPPPSDTREAIKGGGFDAVLFTSSSTVRNLVGIAGKPHNVTVIACIGPATAKTAEEHGLRVDVLSPEPSVHKLAAALADFGAQRRDAAKEAGDPVMRPSERRPGARRRRTTT; encoded by the coding sequence TTGAGCCCCACCGGCCCCGCCGCATCCGACTTTCCGGTCCTGTCCGCAGGGCACGTCACCTTCCTCGGCGCCGGTCCCGGCGATCCGGGACTGCTGACTCTGCGCGCTGTCGAGGCGCTCGCGAGCGCGGACGTCCTTGTCGCCGAGCCCGACGTGCTCGGCGTTGTTCGCGGCCACGCGCGGGCAGGCGTAAGCACGCCTGAGCTGGCGGTTGTTGACGTGTCGTCAACAGCCGCCGGTGTGCCCGTTCTCAGGGACGCGGCCAATCTTGTCATGGAGGCTGCGAAGGGCGGCAGGCGGGTCGTCCGTGCTGTCTCCGGCGACCCCGGCCTGGACGGGTCCGCGGGTGCGGAGATGCTCGCCTGCGCCGCCGCCGGCATCCCCTTCGAGGTCGTCCCGGGTGTCGCGAACGCCGTGGGCGTGCCCGCGTACGCCGGTGTGCCACTGCGTGACGCGCAGGGTGCCGACGTCCGGTTCGTCGACGCCCGCACCGCCTCGGACCGCTGCTGGACCGAGATCGGCGCGAGCGACGCCACGGCTGTCGTCTCGACGACGCTGGACTCGGTCGCGGCCACCGCGGGCGAGCTGGTCTCGGCGGGCCGCAAGCCCGACACCCCGCTCACCGTCACCGTCGCCGGTACGACGACCCGGCAGCGCACCTGGACGGCGACGCTCGGGACGATCGCCCAGGTGCTCAAGCAGGCGAAGGTGCTGCCGTCGCCGGACGGGCACCAGCCGGTCATAGCCGTGGTCGGTGAGCGCAGCTCCGCCGCCCAGCGCGACCAGCTCTCGTGGTTCGAGTCCAAGCCGCTCTTCGGCTGGAAGGTGCTCGTGCCGCGTACGAAGGAGCAGGCGGCGTCGCTCTCCGACCAGCTGCGTTCGTACGGCGCCGTGCCGCACGAGGTCCCGACCATCGCCGTCGAGCCGCCGCGTACGCCCCAGCAGATGGAGCGTGCGGTCAAGGGCCTCGTCACCGGCCGCTACGAGTGGATCGCCTTCACCAGCGTCAATGCGGTCAAGGCCGTCCGCGAGAAGTTCGAGGAGTACGGGCTCGACGCCCGTGCCTTCGCCGGGATCAAGGTGGCGGCGGTCGGCGAGCAGACCGCCGCCGCGCTGATCGACTTCGGTGTGAAGCCGGACCTGGTGCCGTCCGGTGAGCAGTCCGCCGCCGGTCTGCTGGAGGACTGGCCGCCGTACGACCCGGTCTTCGACCCGATCGACCGTGTCTTCCTGCCGCGCGCCGACATCGCCACGGAGACGCTGGTCGCCGGGCTCATCGAGCTGGGCTGGGAGGTCGACGACGTCACCGCGTACCGCACGGTCCGCGCCTCGCCGCCGCCGTCCGACACTCGTGAGGCCATCAAGGGCGGCGGTTTCGACGCGGTGCTCTTCACCTCGTCGTCGACCGTCCGGAACCTGGTCGGCATCGCGGGCAAGCCGCACAACGTGACCGTCATCGCGTGTATCGGCCCTGCCACGGCGAAGACCGCCGAGGAGCACGGTCTGCGGGTGGACGTGCTGTCGCCGGAGCCGTCGGTGCACAAGCTGGCCGCGGCGCTCGCCGATTTCGGCGCGCAGCGCCGGGACGCGGCAAAGGAGGCCGGTGACCCGGTGATGCGGCCGAGCGAGCGGCGTCCTGGGGCGCGCAGGCGTCGTACGACGACCTGA
- a CDS encoding redox-sensing transcriptional repressor Rex, whose translation MATGRTHRPATRSRGIPEATVARLPLYLRALTALSERSVPTVSSEELAAAAGVNSAKLRKDFSYLGSYGTRGVGYDVEYLVYQISRELGLTQDWPVVIVGIGNLGAALANYGGFASRGFRVAALIDADPAMAGTPVAGIPVQHADELEKIVSDNGVSIGVISTPAGAAQQVCDRLVAAGVTSILNFAPTVLSVPEGVDVRKVDLSIELQILAFHEQRKAGEEAAAGGDVDEAAPPVRAAASSSRKGPDGDMPAVMPA comes from the coding sequence GTGGCAACTGGCCGAACTCACCGACCGGCGACCCGTAGCCGAGGAATTCCCGAGGCCACCGTCGCCCGGCTTCCGCTGTATCTCCGCGCACTGACCGCGCTCTCCGAGCGCTCGGTCCCCACGGTCTCGTCCGAGGAACTCGCCGCGGCGGCGGGAGTCAACTCTGCCAAGCTGCGCAAGGACTTCAGTTACCTCGGCTCCTACGGAACGCGTGGCGTCGGGTACGACGTCGAGTACCTCGTCTACCAGATCTCCCGCGAGCTCGGGCTCACCCAGGACTGGCCGGTCGTCATCGTCGGTATCGGTAATCTCGGCGCCGCGCTCGCCAACTACGGCGGTTTCGCCTCCCGCGGTTTCCGGGTCGCCGCGCTGATCGACGCGGACCCCGCGATGGCCGGTACGCCCGTTGCCGGGATCCCCGTCCAGCACGCCGACGAGCTGGAGAAGATCGTCAGCGACAACGGCGTGTCGATCGGTGTCATCTCCACCCCGGCCGGTGCCGCCCAGCAGGTCTGCGACCGCCTCGTCGCCGCGGGCGTCACCTCCATCCTGAACTTCGCGCCGACGGTGCTGTCCGTGCCCGAGGGCGTCGACGTCCGCAAGGTCGACCTCTCGATCGAACTCCAGATCCTCGCCTTCCACGAGCAGCGCAAGGCCGGTGAGGAAGCCGCGGCCGGCGGCGACGTCGACGAGGCCGCGCCGCCCGTGCGCGCCGCCGCGAGCAGCAGCCGGAAGGGACCCGACGGGGACATGCCCGCCGTGATGCCGGCATGA
- the hemB gene encoding porphobilinogen synthase: MTVYGNFPGSRPRRLRTTPAMRRMVAETRLDPANLILPAFVREGITAPVAISAMPGVQQHTLDTLRKAAVDAVSAGVSGIMLFGVPADEKKDARGTAGTDPDGILQVGLRAVREEVGDDLVVMSDLCLDEYTDHGHCGVLTADGRVDNDATLERYAEMAQVQADAGAHVVGPSGMMDGQVGVIRDALDQTGHEDVSILAYTVKYSSAFYGPFREAVGSSLKGDRKTYQQDPANARESLRELALDLDEGADMVMVKPAGPYLDILAKVADSVDVPVAAYQISGEYAMIEAAAEKGWIDRDAAIMESLTGIRRAGAQMILTYWATEVAERLRRS, encoded by the coding sequence ATGACTGTGTACGGAAACTTCCCCGGCTCCCGCCCCCGGCGGCTGCGGACGACCCCGGCGATGCGGCGGATGGTCGCCGAGACACGGCTCGACCCGGCGAACCTGATCCTGCCCGCGTTCGTACGCGAGGGCATCACGGCGCCCGTCGCCATCTCGGCCATGCCCGGTGTCCAGCAGCACACCCTGGACACCCTCCGGAAGGCCGCCGTCGACGCGGTCTCGGCCGGGGTCTCCGGGATCATGCTCTTCGGCGTTCCGGCGGACGAGAAGAAGGACGCCCGGGGAACCGCGGGCACCGACCCGGACGGCATCCTCCAGGTCGGTCTGCGCGCGGTGCGCGAAGAGGTCGGTGACGATCTCGTCGTCATGTCGGACCTGTGCCTCGACGAGTACACGGACCACGGTCATTGCGGTGTCCTGACCGCTGACGGCCGCGTCGACAACGACGCCACGCTGGAGCGGTACGCCGAGATGGCCCAGGTCCAGGCGGATGCGGGCGCCCATGTGGTCGGCCCGAGCGGCATGATGGACGGCCAGGTCGGCGTGATCCGCGACGCGCTCGACCAGACCGGGCACGAGGACGTGTCGATCCTCGCCTACACGGTGAAGTACTCGTCGGCGTTCTACGGACCGTTCCGTGAGGCGGTCGGCTCGTCGCTGAAGGGCGACCGCAAGACGTATCAGCAGGACCCGGCGAACGCCCGCGAGTCCCTGCGCGAGCTGGCGCTCGACCTCGACGAGGGCGCCGACATGGTCATGGTCAAGCCGGCCGGACCGTACCTGGACATCCTGGCGAAGGTCGCCGACTCGGTGGACGTGCCGGTCGCCGCGTACCAGATCAGTGGCGAGTACGCGATGATCGAGGCCGCCGCCGAGAAGGGCTGGATCGACCGCGACGCGGCGATCATGGAGAGCCTGACCGGGATCCGGCGCGCGGGTGCGCAGATGATCCTGACGTACTGGGCGACGGAGGTCGCCGAGCGGCTGCGCCGTTCGTAG
- a CDS encoding HAD family hydrolase, which produces MAALGWLTPRRRSATARSVLAGEAAAEAARKSSLHAEQPAERSTDETPATTSEPEPAFPVVGDDRAAAFFDLDNTVMQGAAIFHFGRGLYKRKFFQRRELTRFAWQQAWFRLAGVEDPEHMQDARDSALSIVKGHRVSELMSIGEEIYDEYMADRIWPGTRALAQAHLDAGQKVWLVTAAPVETATIIARRLGLTGALGTVAESVDGVYTGRLVGEPLHGPAKAEAVRALAAAEGLDLARCAAYSDSHNDIPMLSLVGHPYAINPDTKLRKHARALDWRLRDYRTGRKAAKVGIPAAAGVGALAGGTAAAVALHRRRR; this is translated from the coding sequence ATGGCCGCTCTTGGATGGCTCACACCACGTAGGCGCTCCGCGACAGCACGGAGTGTGCTGGCAGGCGAGGCAGCAGCCGAGGCAGCGCGGAAGTCGTCACTCCACGCCGAACAGCCCGCCGAACGATCCACCGACGAGACCCCCGCCACGACCTCGGAGCCGGAACCGGCCTTCCCGGTCGTCGGCGACGACCGGGCTGCCGCCTTCTTCGACCTGGACAACACCGTCATGCAGGGCGCCGCGATCTTCCACTTCGGTCGCGGGCTGTACAAACGGAAGTTCTTCCAGCGCCGCGAACTGACCCGGTTCGCCTGGCAGCAGGCCTGGTTCAGGCTGGCCGGCGTGGAGGACCCGGAACACATGCAGGACGCCCGCGACAGCGCCCTGTCCATCGTCAAGGGCCACCGTGTCTCCGAGCTGATGTCCATCGGCGAGGAGATCTACGACGAGTACATGGCCGACCGCATCTGGCCAGGCACCCGCGCCCTCGCCCAGGCCCACCTCGACGCCGGGCAGAAGGTCTGGCTGGTCACCGCCGCCCCGGTGGAGACCGCCACGATCATCGCCCGCCGCCTCGGGCTGACCGGCGCGCTCGGCACGGTCGCCGAGTCCGTCGACGGCGTCTACACCGGCCGCCTGGTCGGCGAGCCGCTGCACGGGCCCGCGAAGGCCGAGGCGGTCCGCGCCCTGGCCGCCGCCGAGGGCCTCGACCTCGCCCGCTGCGCGGCGTACAGCGATTCGCACAACGACATCCCGATGCTGTCCCTGGTCGGCCACCCCTACGCGATCAACCCGGACACAAAGCTCCGCAAGCACGCCCGGGCCCTCGACTGGCGGCTGCGCGACTACCGCACGGGCCGCAAGGCGGCCAAGGTCGGCATCCCGGCCGCGGCCGGTGTCGGCGCCCTCGCGGGCGGCACCGCTGCCGCCGTCGCCCTGCACCGCCGCCGCCGCTGA
- a CDS encoding ECF subfamily RNA polymerase sigma factor, BldN family, whose protein sequence is MYPHVGVDASGLATLRATVADRLRGFVPTAYAVPAFAAPAPVGPCYALAERGAAVGRRSNRGATTTSTVRRPTADSDSARMMDLVERAQAGEADAFGRLYDQYSDTVYRYIYYRVGGKATAEDLTSETFLRALRRISTFTWQGRDFGAWLVTIARNLVADHFKSSRFRLEVTTGEMLDANEVERSPEDSVLESLSNAALLQAVRRLNPQQQECVTLRFLQGLSVAETARVMGKNEGAIKTLQYRAVRTLARLLPDDAR, encoded by the coding sequence GTGTACCCACACGTCGGGGTTGACGCCTCGGGCCTGGCTACGCTGCGCGCAACGGTCGCCGACCGCTTGCGCGGCTTCGTCCCCACCGCGTACGCCGTACCCGCTTTTGCCGCCCCTGCACCTGTCGGCCCTTGCTATGCCCTGGCCGAACGCGGTGCAGCGGTCGGAAGACGCAGCAACCGCGGCGCAACGACCACGTCCACCGTTCGTCGGCCGACCGCCGACAGCGACAGCGCGCGCATGATGGATCTCGTCGAGCGCGCACAGGCCGGTGAGGCTGACGCCTTCGGCCGTCTATACGACCAGTACAGCGACACCGTGTACCGGTACATCTACTACCGCGTGGGCGGCAAGGCGACAGCGGAGGACCTCACCAGCGAGACCTTCCTGCGTGCCCTGCGCCGCATCTCCACGTTCACCTGGCAGGGCCGCGACTTCGGCGCCTGGCTGGTCACGATTGCCCGCAACCTGGTCGCCGACCACTTCAAGTCCAGTCGTTTCCGACTGGAAGTGACCACCGGCGAAATGCTCGACGCCAACGAGGTCGAGCGCAGCCCCGAGGACTCCGTCCTGGAGTCCCTCTCCAACGCCGCACTGCTGCAAGCCGTGCGCCGACTCAACCCCCAGCAGCAGGAGTGCGTGACGCTGCGCTTCCTGCAGGGCCTCTCGGTCGCCGAGACGGCCCGCGTGATGGGAAAGAACGAAGGGGCGATCAAAACCTTGCAGTACCGCGCCGTCCGCACGCTCGCCCGGCTCCTGCCGGACGACGCCCGCTGA
- a CDS encoding glutamyl-tRNA reductase: MSLLVVGLSHRSAPVSVLERASLAAETQSKLLQDALAAEPAAEATVLATCNRIELYADVDKFHAGVAELSTLLAQHSGVGLDELTPYLYVHYEDRAVHHLFSVACGLDSMVVGEGQILGQIKDALALGQETHTAGRLLNDLFQQSLRVGKRAHSETGIDRAGQSLVTFGLQQLAGGADTADWAKGKRALVIGAGSMSSLAAATLARTGVAEIVVANRTRARADRLVEILGQAGGTGVTARAVEMAAVSDELTRADVVVSCTGATGLVLTGETVAGALGLPFDAAATAVEAPAEPAADLDQHAAWVENGSVATTAQAQAVRRATVPAQSTGPVRLALLDLAMPRDIDGAAARLDGVRLVDIESLAEASADAPMAADVDQVRTIVADEVAAFGAAQRAAHITPTVVALRTMAADVVAGEIARLDGRLPDLDEKQRAEITQTVRRVVDKLLHAPTVRVKQLASEPGGAGYADALRELFDLDPQTVAAVSRADLNDPNRGRS, translated from the coding sequence ATGAGTCTCCTTGTCGTAGGGCTGAGCCACCGCAGCGCCCCGGTCTCCGTACTGGAGCGGGCGTCGCTGGCCGCCGAGACGCAGTCCAAGCTGCTGCAGGACGCCCTGGCCGCGGAGCCCGCGGCCGAGGCCACCGTCCTCGCCACCTGTAACCGCATCGAGCTGTACGCCGACGTGGACAAGTTCCACGCGGGCGTCGCCGAGCTGTCCACGCTCCTCGCGCAGCACAGCGGGGTCGGGCTGGACGAGCTCACTCCGTATCTCTATGTGCACTACGAGGACCGGGCCGTCCACCACCTCTTCTCGGTGGCGTGCGGGCTGGACTCCATGGTCGTCGGCGAGGGCCAGATCCTGGGCCAGATCAAGGACGCGCTGGCGCTGGGGCAGGAGACCCACACCGCGGGCCGGCTGCTGAACGACCTGTTCCAGCAGTCCCTGCGGGTCGGCAAGCGCGCGCACAGCGAGACCGGGATCGACCGCGCCGGGCAGTCGCTCGTCACCTTCGGCCTGCAGCAGCTCGCGGGCGGTGCCGACACCGCCGACTGGGCGAAGGGCAAGCGTGCTCTGGTGATCGGCGCCGGCTCGATGTCGTCGCTGGCCGCCGCCACGCTGGCCCGTACCGGTGTCGCCGAGATCGTCGTCGCCAACCGGACCCGGGCCCGCGCCGACCGGCTCGTCGAGATCCTGGGTCAGGCCGGTGGCACGGGAGTGACCGCCCGGGCCGTCGAGATGGCCGCGGTCTCCGACGAACTGACACGTGCCGATGTCGTCGTGTCGTGTACCGGTGCGACGGGACTCGTCCTGACCGGTGAGACCGTCGCCGGTGCGCTCGGCCTGCCGTTCGACGCGGCCGCCACCGCCGTCGAGGCGCCCGCCGAGCCCGCCGCCGACCTGGACCAGCACGCCGCGTGGGTGGAGAACGGTTCCGTCGCCACGACCGCGCAGGCGCAGGCCGTGCGCCGGGCCACTGTGCCCGCACAGTCCACCGGCCCCGTCCGGCTCGCCCTGCTCGACCTCGCCATGCCGCGCGACATCGACGGTGCGGCGGCCCGCCTCGACGGTGTGCGCCTCGTCGACATCGAGTCGCTCGCCGAGGCGTCCGCGGACGCTCCGATGGCCGCCGATGTGGACCAGGTGCGCACCATCGTCGCCGACGAGGTCGCCGCGTTCGGCGCCGCCCAGCGCGCCGCCCACATCACCCCGACCGTGGTCGCCCTGCGCACGATGGCCGCCGATGTGGTGGCCGGCGAGATCGCGCGGCTCGACGGACGCCTCCCCGACCTGGACGAGAAGCAGCGCGCCGAGATCACGCAGACCGTGCGCCGCGTCGTCGACAAGCTCCTGCACGCGCCCACCGTGCGGGTCAAGCAGCTCGCCAGTGAGCCCGGCGGCGCCGGGTACGCCGACGCGCTGCGGGAACTCTTCGACCTCGACCCGCAGACGGTCGCCGCCGTCTCCCGGGCAGACCTGAACGACCCGAATCGAGGGCGGTCATGA
- a CDS encoding lysophospholipid acyltransferase family protein translates to MADAKVIPFDDDRSRSGGAPRSARRRSGAGPAVGTAALSALPGQLDAAPVQEAVQGGGEPVEGVQDEVRRGSWDRRIAGGLAFLRRRVTGDYEVDEFGYDKELTDQVLMSMLRPMYEKYFRVEVRGIENIPSDGGALIVANHSGTLPLDGLMLQVAVHDNHPAGRHLRLLAADLVFVLPVVNELARKAGHTLACAEDAERLLRQGEVVGVMPEGFKGIGKPFGERYKLQRFGRGGFVSTALRAGVPIVPCSIVGAEEIYPMIGNAKTLARVLGVPYFPITPTFPWLGPLGAVPLPTKWTIQFGEPIPTEGYPVEAAEDPMLMFNLTDQVREQIQHTLYKLLVQRRSVFF, encoded by the coding sequence ATGGCGGATGCCAAGGTCATTCCGTTCGACGACGACCGTTCGCGGTCGGGTGGCGCGCCGCGGTCGGCGCGGCGGCGGTCCGGGGCGGGTCCCGCGGTGGGCACCGCGGCCCTGAGCGCCCTGCCCGGGCAGCTGGACGCCGCGCCGGTCCAGGAGGCGGTGCAGGGGGGCGGGGAGCCCGTGGAGGGTGTGCAGGACGAGGTACGGCGCGGCAGCTGGGACCGGCGGATCGCGGGTGGGCTCGCGTTTCTTCGTCGGCGGGTCACCGGCGATTACGAGGTCGACGAGTTCGGGTACGACAAGGAACTCACCGATCAGGTTCTGATGTCGATGCTGCGGCCGATGTACGAGAAGTACTTCCGGGTCGAGGTGAGGGGCATCGAGAACATCCCGTCGGACGGCGGGGCGCTGATCGTCGCCAACCACTCGGGGACGTTGCCGCTGGACGGGCTGATGCTCCAGGTCGCCGTGCACGACAACCATCCGGCGGGCCGGCATCTGCGGCTGCTGGCTGCGGATCTGGTCTTCGTGCTGCCGGTGGTGAACGAGCTGGCCAGGAAGGCAGGGCACACGCTGGCCTGTGCGGAGGACGCGGAGCGGCTGCTCAGGCAGGGCGAGGTCGTCGGTGTGATGCCGGAGGGCTTCAAGGGCATCGGGAAGCCGTTCGGCGAGCGGTACAAGCTGCAGCGGTTCGGGCGGGGCGGCTTCGTGTCGACGGCGTTGCGGGCCGGGGTGCCGATTGTGCCGTGCTCGATCGTGGGGGCGGAGGAGATCTACCCGATGATCGGCAACGCGAAGACGCTGGCGCGGGTGCTGGGGGTTCCGTACTTCCCGATCACGCCCACGTTTCCTTGGCTGGGGCCGTTGGGGGCGGTGCCCTTGCCGACGAAGTGGACGATTCAGTTCGGGGAGCCGATTCCCACGGAGGGGTATCCGGTGGAGGCGGCGGAGGATCCGATGCTGATGTTCAACCTGACGGATCAGGTGCGGGAGCAGATTCAGCACACGCTGTACAAGCTGTTGGTACAGCGGAGGTCGGTGTTCTTCTGA
- a CDS encoding glutaredoxin family protein: MSALLRRTKKKPADRVVTLVGKPGCHLCDDARLVVREVCEETGASWEEKDITQDEELHREYWEQIPVVLIDNEQHTFWRVDPARLRSALLS; this comes from the coding sequence ATGAGTGCCTTGCTGCGTCGTACGAAGAAGAAGCCCGCGGATCGGGTGGTGACCCTGGTCGGGAAGCCGGGGTGTCACCTCTGTGACGATGCGAGGCTGGTGGTGAGGGAGGTCTGTGAAGAGACCGGTGCGTCCTGGGAGGAGAAGGACATCACTCAGGACGAGGAGCTGCACCGGGAGTACTGGGAGCAGATTCCGGTCGTCCTTATTGATAACGAACAGCACACGTTCTGGCGGGTGGATCCGGCGAGGCTGCGCAGCGCGCTGCTTTCCTGA